DNA from Plasmodium falciparum 3D7 genome assembly, chromosome: 8:
tataatttaaaaaaaagaaaaaaaaagtggaacatatacatatatataatatatatatttatatatttatttattttcagaTTGTAAGTACTATATgtgcatttatatatattataattaattatatattttacataaatacacatttttacatacatatataaattttattacatacatttattttaatttatttttgtcaaaaatttttatatttctttgatGTTCCGTTCTATAATTTCACGAAAATGCATTTGTCAGTAGTCTTGAATTCAATATATAcgtctttttttattaaacaaaaaaaaaaaaaaacttcttattaataatgtaaaaaaataaaaggaaagaataataagtgtttctttctttttatttatttatttatctatttatttttctttcttttcctttttcttttttgaataattaaaaaaataaaccatttaaaaagaaagtaaaaataattatctatacataaataattatacatatatatatatacaaaattatgGAACCACTGCCTGATCCGAAGAATGATAGACAAGTGAAGGATGTTGAGCCTCCACCAGCAAAAGTAAGAAGAATACTGATTAAGAATTTTATCTAtcattatgaatatttatgtCTAATttgcttttttattttatatttataattttaacattttcataaatatataatatacattcgTAATTTGGAACACacccatataatatatatatatatatatttatttatttatttatttatatttcctaTACTAGCTAGCCAAAAGataaattatgaacaattcataattttgttaattttgttcatattattttccttatttttttattttttatttttttattttttattttttatttttttatttttttatttagcCGTTAAGCTTAGAACTACTATATCCAAACGGAACGGAAGAGCCACCAGATTATAAAGCTCTAAGagatcatttaaaaaaagaggGTCGCATAAGAAAAGAAGATTGTttagatataataaagaaggtGATAGATATAGTAAGCAATGAACCGAATTTATTGAGGTTAAAGGACCCAATAACAATTGTTGGAGATATTCATGGTCAGtattatgatttattaaaattattggAAGTTGGAGGTAATCCTGATCATActcaatttttatttttaggaGATTATGTCGATAGGGGTTCGTTTAGTATagaagtattattattattatatgctttaaaaataaatttccCTGATCGCATATGGTTAATACGAGGAAATCATGAATGTCGTCAAATGacaacattttttaattttagaGATGAATGTGAATATAAGTATGATATAGTAGTATATTATGCTTTTATGGAATCTTTTGATACAATTCCTTTATCAGCTGTAATAAATGGTAAATTTTTAGGAGTTCATGGTGGTTTATCTCctgatttaatattattgaatCAAATATGTTCATTTACTCGATTTCAAGAACCTCCACGTTCAGGAATTTTCTGTGACATATTATGGTCAGATCCTATTGATGAAGATAAAGAAGAGCATACCATACAAACTGAATCTTATTTTCCTAATGACATAAGAGGATGTAGTTATTTTTTTGGATACAATGCAGCAACAAcatttttagaaaaaaatggtTTATTATCAATAATACGAGCCCACGAAGCTCAGCTTGAAGGATATAAAATGCATCAGACAAATTTAAAGACTGGTTTTCCCATAGTTATAACTATATTTTCAGCTCCTAATTATTGTGatgtttataataacaaaGGTGCCGTTTTAAAATTCGATAGTAACACATTAAATATACAACAATTTAGTTTTTCACCTCATCCTTACCATTTACCTAATTTTATGAATTTATTTACATGGTCCTTACCATTTGTAAGCGAAAAAGTTACGGAAATGTTGTATTCCCTTTTAAATTGTAGTATGAATGATACGGATGAAGGGATAAACGATATCGTTTTACCTAAAGAAGTAATacaaattttaaattatattgaagaaaataataaaagaattaatgaAATGAATTTTAATAACAACGATGATAATGTACAATATGAAGATAATGGTccatatataaatcaaagtaataataataataataataataataaggataaCAAGTTTGATGATATTACTTATGATGATCataaaaaagagaaagacaaaagaaataaaatatcttCTAATGGTAATATGCAAGATAATAATCAATTATATGATCATTCAGAAggacataataattataatgatgaagatgaattcttcaaaaatgttaaaaagacagatacaaataataataataataatgaggaAGAGGACGAGGAAGAGGACGAGGAGGAGGAGGAGGATGGAAGAAAAACTAAAGATGTAGGACAAGTATCTAAAGAAAGAACGGATACTCTAAGAAAAAAAGTACAATCGGTAGGTAGACTAATGAGAGTTTTTAGAACCTTAAGgaaagaaaatgaattaatTGTGCAACTTAAAGGATGTAGTCCTGGTTATAGAATACCTGTAGGGTTATTATTAAGTGGAAAAGAGGGATTGGAAAATGAGCTCGAAAAATTTACAAAGGTTAAAGAAATTGATAGTATTAACGAAAAGAGGCCATCCaacgaataaaaaaaaaaaaataataaataaataaaaataaatgaatgaatgaataaatgaataaacaaataaatgaatgtatgaataaatgaataaacaaataaatgaatgtatgaataaatgaataaacaaataaatgaatgtatgaataaatgaataaacaaataaatgaatgTATGAATAAATGTGTTTGTGTGGATGGATTGGTTTATGAGtatttacaaataaaatgtaaaaattatgataaaataagaaaatcaTAGTACATAGGAATAGAAGAACATACAACACAATTtgtatacatacatacatatgtatatatatataggtgttgcatttttaaaatataaaaaaaaataaatattttttttttttagtattcatttctttttatgtGGCTATCCacttatgataatattatatatatatatatatatatatatatatatttttttttttttttttttttttttttttatgtgcatataataattttttaattaaaatataaaaagaaagtttataaaatattttttaatgtgtacatagaacatatatatatatatatatatatattatatttttccttttatcaTCTacttatgtgtatatatattatgttattcatatttatatgtataaaactTCATTAACGACTAATACTTAttaagcatatatatatatatatatatatatatataatatttatgtatgtatgtatttttttttatacatatatttgttcaaattataattcttataaattagatataatataaaaattatgtatccattttttattattttttcctggttatatttttataggtatttttaatatatatatatatatatatatatataaaataagaaaaaaaattaattatataaatattgtacaaaaaaaatatatatatatatatatatatataaatatattatatgtatatatgatttCCAAGACTACTAagggataataatattattgtatattGAATTAATCTTACtttataaaaacaacatcatatatatatatatatatatatatattatctatatattataagcaTATTCAAATGTGTTGTAATTTTCCACTTTAATATTTGTACTTAACCTTTCATCacgttttttattatcacctataaataaaaatatgaatatgtgtatataaacatatatgtatattcaaaataatataaatggtatgttatatatatatatatatatatatatatatatatatgtatatatgtgtgaCTAACTTAATATGTTGAATGGATTAttctgtatatatattttcccaTCTACGTTATATATACACTTTCTATAATcatagaagaaaaaatagttttgtatattttttgtattttttgtattaaaataataatcctTATGTTTTTGACAAGTGTCTAATGAGATGtttgtatttaataattcatctttaattttattaatatttatattagcatttatttcatttttatgatcTTCTTCTATATCTTCACAAAATTGTacattttgtattttctttGGAAGAATTATTTCTTCAAGGGGCCAGTATTCATATCTCTTTtgattattcataatattaaaaaggaaatgTACGTAATGAAGATCAAGTTtgtaataatcaaaataaaaacaacaatatggaattgtacatatatatataaatatataaatatatgtatatatatatatatatatatatatatatatatatatattttttttttttttttttttttttttttttatgttgtcCTTTTATATTCTTCTGCTGTGCCAGCTCTTTTTAAATTACGTTTTTCTTTCCCTGTGACGGttattaagaaataaaaaatatataaaataaaaaatataatataatataaaaaatataatataatataaaaaatataatataataaaaaatataatataataaaaaatataatatagatattataatacaCATAGAATggcaatatatatacatatattatatatatatttttttttttttttttttttttttttttttttttatatttactttcGTTTTCCCCTAATGCTCTTACATACATATTGTGATACGtatacagaaaaaaaaaaaatatatatatatatatatatatatatatattatatatatttatatatttatatatttatatattatttttattttattatttttttttttataatttaataattattagaGCGATATTTAATTATGTTTCATAAATAACAagtcaacatatatatatttttagatatatataattttaattatttatttattttatattattgaaaCATGaccagaaaaaaaaaagttaaaaaaaaaaataattaaaatgtaaTGACTACTTTTTATTggtaaaaatagaaataaaaataaatacataaatattatatatatatatatatatatatatatatttatttattttttttttattttttttttattttttaaaacgtTATAGTAATTCACaagaatgaaaaagaaaaagtatgTTTATCTCGAATTCAGCATCAACCGTATTACGCTTGGGAAAGtttattttgaattatttaatgatgaggaaataaaaaaatctgttgataattttttaagtCTATGTAAAGGCCAAGATTATCACAGTATATATTCGAATGATATTTTAAGTTATAAATATTGCAAGATCGagagaataaaaaaagggaaatgTATAAAGAGTGGatatttaagaaataaaataaatataaacgatGATAAAACGTATtatcttaataataataatggtggTGATGATGATGGTGACTATAATTctatagataatatatataattcattaaaaaataaaatgaaaaattccaaaaaaaataaatatgaaaaagtagaatgtatatatgggaattattataataaagaatatagTAAAAGAAAACATACATGTGCTGGTTTATTAACCATCGTGCAAGtagaagataaaaaatattcgtctatatttaaaataactttaaataaaacacatacatataataataaaaatattatcataggacaagttattaaaaatatgcatatattaaGAGCTATAGAAATGTTACCAACATGTAATAATGGAAACCCAAAAgttctattatatatttccgaCTGCAACGAGGTAAATGAagcattttttaaaaaagaaaaaatatccTCAAGACAAATGTATATTAATAACATGTTTAAGATGGCAGCCCAACAATCTGTACAAAATGGTTTatcaaaagataataataataataataataataataatgataatattattaataatgatgatgataatattattaataataatgatttacTATATGAACAACAAACATATAATCATTCTTATGATAACTACACTATAGGAAACCAATCTCATGACAAATTTAAGAATGAACATATTAATGAGAAACAAAGAGGAATTATAttgttaaataaaatatttcaacAAATAGATGATCatgttaaaaataaacacaAAATTGtagattatgataataaaaacaaaattacggatcatgaaaataatttaaaggaaaaaaacgaaaaacATAATACTCTTCATGAGGGGAATGTAAAGAATGATTATTTTCATACAAAACAAACGAATCGTCAAAAGTATAActattttaaagaaaatgatgaaaaagataatcaaaatgaaaaacaGTTATCTTGTCGTATGTCCGAAAAGTATCACCTAACATCGTCATTTGATAATCATGAAAAGAATCTTAAAAAACACATGACGGAAAGGGAAAGGAAGTTACTAgaaatacaaatgaaaattaACCAATCCAAAATATGTAATCACATGGAagttaaaaaagaaaaaatgtatGAGGACAGACCAGGTCTAATAAACACTCATCGTTTTGATGAGTACaccaaatataaatatgacaaAAATGTTAGTATAACGGATGTACATtcgaaaggaaaaaaaaataaagagacTCAGGAAGGTATAGGGTCTTTACGAGGTGAACAGAAGGAGGATATTATAAATACGGCAAATGGtagtacaaataataatacatatgttaatgatgatgatgatcataataataataataataatagacgAGATAAACTCTATAATACTAGCGCATTTCacgttaaaaaaataatgcataaaaaaaataagaaaaaagacGATACATACGAACTAGAAAATGATACgaatttatacaaaaaaataaaatttaatttctCAATAAacagaaaaatatatgatgagaaaaaaaaaatacatggCTCAAAtttctataatataaatttattaaatcatgaaaatacaaaagctaatgaatatgataaaaataaagttgttgaattttgtaaaaaacaAGAAGAGTTAAGAAGTAAAATGAGtaggaaaagaaaagaaaaagaaggaatcttcaaaaattatattaatcaaagaaataaaatatataataaaaagttgGATcgatattttaataaacataCACTTGAAATTAGAAACAAACTTGAAAACccatcataaaatatattatatcatatattaaagcatatattaaattgttATTCTTACACATATTTATGAGATggcatatataattatattaaatggtATGGaccgtttttttttttttttttttttttttttataattttaatgatatatatgtataattttttttatacttttaaataaatatcaaagggtaatatataatttggattaaatgtaaaatggatgtatatatatatatatatatatatatatatatatatataaatatgattatatgttaacataaatatttttacatgtttacatttttatgtatatttttttttttgttttttttcctaaTTTCTACTAATTTGAACTCAAAATAAAGGaagcttaaaaaaaaattttaaattatataatatagttaTAAGTCatgttacaaaaaaaaataaaaaataaatatatacatacatacatgcatacatatatataacacatgAAGTTCatattatgttttaatttttttgatatgTAGCTCTATCggtccatatatatatatatatatatttatttatttatttatttaaaaaaatttacaattttgatttttggtttttcctttttaaagtaaatatatttgctAAATCAAATGGGTTTTTAATCAAAGGAGATATTACATTTCCTACTTTGTTTGAATATTGTGGTGCTATTAATTGTTTATATGCTGACAaatcatttatttctttatttatatttatatttaaagttTTTTCATatccatttttatcatatggaTATGGTATTTTGtctacataatatttatcaaacTTTTTATCTTTCTTATTATGTAGTGTTATAGTATGTAatggtttatttttttttgtttcgattatttctttttcttttatcattttatttttttctaattctaATAACGTATTGTAATTACaccattcttttttattaacttcaatatcttttattttttcatcttcacttaattcatataattcttcatcttcttttatatcatcattcttaggatttatataatcttcataagtattattttcaaagttataaacatttatatttttacaatagGATTCAAGGATGTGTTCATTGTTCACTTCATTTATAGTTTTcaaattattttcaataacttttgttttatttttcttttctttatccCCCTCTCCatctaaattattattccaattattactactactactactagtAGTATTGTTACTTTGagatttcttcttttttgtcTTACTACCTACTTCTATATCTTCTTTATCCTTAACATCACCTTTTAAATGTTCATTAGGACTTACATTAGTATCAGCACTTGTAATATCATCTAACAATTTCatttctttatcattattaacattatcattattaacattatcattattaatattatcattattaatattatcattattaacattatcgttattaacattatcattattaacattatcattattaacattatcattattaacattaccatttttttcattatcctCTTCGTCATATCCACTTATCACGTCTGTTATATCTTCCACATCGTCAATATGCAATATGTCTGTTTTCTTCAAACTATTTACAAAAtcaatatcattttttaattccttTTTAGCTTTCGATAATTCTTTATGACTATAATCAGAAAGtttattattagaaaataaaatatggcTCTCTTCGtcattctttattatttcatctGACGAAAAGGAATCCAACgaattattatcttcatcaacattatatttgttattattatcttcatcaacattatatttgttattattatcttcatcaacattatatttgttattattatcttcatcaacattatatttgttattattatcttcatcaacattatatttgttattattatcttcatcaacattatatttgttattattatcttcatcaacattatatttattattattatcttcatcaacattatatttgttattattatcttcatcaacattatatttgttattattatcttcatcaacattatatttattattattatcttcatcaacattatatttgttattattattattatcttcataggtattatccatattttttttatttctgttttccaatttttttaatatgtccTTTCtcctattatatatttcatcatttcttttattttcttctgcATTCTTAACAAACGAAAATCTTAacaaatttcttttttcaaattcatcatatatttttttttttctctttttatcATACAAGTcgtcatcattttttatattatcatttgaaCATTTATCCgaataattcatattatcatgATCCTTTGAAGATATCTCATCAGTATCTTCTGACatgttatcatcatcatcatcatcattatcatcatgtatcatcatattattatcttcattagTTTGTTCGGTTAAAGCCGttttttctataattttttttaacatatttttttcttctttattactTTGTATACTTTTCaagatttcttttttcagttgttcatttttataacgATTAAGtgtttttattgtttttcttttttttatattatttaataaatttcttttttcagcATATTCCTTTTCATAGTTCATTAAATCTTTAACCAAATCAGGATGCTCCGAATATAACttcttcataattttttcttcttcttttttttctttaatccttaaatattttctatatgatttagattttattttttttttataataattctttctATTTTCTATAGATAATAAAAGTTTTAATTGAGCAATTTTCTTTAGCTCATCTcgtttcttttctttttcattttttaataaatcctCTGATATATGTAACATTTTAGATTTAAgcaaattcatttttatttcctcCTCAAAATTGTATATAGTAAAGTCCTCTTCCTTTTTATGCTctctctttattattttcttctcctttttattataaaccTCGTTTTGTTCACCATATCCATTTAAATGAGTCTGATCAACTTTGTGccttttcaatatattattattaataatattatcatcattatcatctaTATACCCACTTTCTTCATGTCCATCATACATTTCAGGctgtattttttctttcctttttaaaaatCTTTTAACTAATCTTTTGTTAACAAAATCCTCACCTTGATTTcctcttttttctttttgtcgTCCAAATTCGACCTTGCTAGAGTTTTGTATAACATTATAAGCCttgttcattttatttaacaATTTTACATTCTGCACATATCCTAATGTTGTATTAAACTTTTGTTCCTCTATAAAGGATAAGCGTTTCTTTCCTTTCTTCTTATTTTGTTCGTTCTCTAAAAAATCTAAATCTTTTTGTAGACCTTGTCcaaagaaattattatttgaatacaTTAGGTCAGCGAattctattttttctttgttttcGTTGCTTAGTTTGTACATATCGTCTTTTAAGGCATAGTATTGATATGAGTCTTGCACACTACTACTATCATCATCAACATGATGATCATCTTGGTCACCAGAATGGACAAGCTTCttcttaatattatcatcatcattatcatcattattatcatcatcattattatcatcatcattattatcatcatcattatcatcattattatcatcatcattattatcatcatcattatcatcatcatcattatcatcatcattatcatcattatggTCATCATTTTTGTGATTGCCATCGGtcgatttttttttcttctttttctttttatttacttCCCTCTCATTATCGttacaattttttaaaaacttcATAAAGTTTACAGATGAATATTCCTCATCACTTTTATCAGAATCATTTGTATAAGGCACATGATCATTCTCCACATTATTAACGTTTTCTATAATCCTTTCTTCATtatctattattatttcatctTCATCCATAACTACacctatataatttttatccttttcataattttgatttttcatttttttttttttctttttgaccATTGTGTCTTTCATACacttttttgattttttcatatataaatttgttatGTCCTCATCAAATTTATCATCAGAAGAGATAATTTTGTTACCCTTCTTGTGTTTTATAGTACCATCatctttatcatatttatttttcattttttgaattttcattttattttttttatcttttaacaatttcttatttttgatagataaaatattcttattGTTTGACTCATATAAACTTAACGATTCCTtagtattttttaatttttctgtttttttttttttccttctttttatatcttcatcataattcatttttaaaggtcctataattaataataccaacctttaaaaagaataatatccTAAGGGAGAatgcttattttttttttttttatattttatttaattgtattgtattttattctattttattcaaatttttttttttttttgcataattataacaaggtaatataatataaacaaaataatgatatataaataaataaataaatatatataaatatatataaatatatatatatatataaataccttatatatatttattttatacagTGACAAAATAAAAGTTACTGTTGTATAATATGCTgtgattatttaattttttattaattagttatttttattattacaacaaaaaaattctttttcaAACATCcaaaaggaaagaaaaaaaaaaaaatatacatataaatatattatatatatatatatatatatataagtttacttttctatatatttaattttatggaTTTATCTTATTACTAAagtttattaattaaaatataaatttcttGTAATTataggatatatatatatatatatatatatatatatatatatatttatttatattaatgttccatatacaaattaaatcagaataatattttttctttatttaattttttttttttttttccatacttacaattaattaataccatatcatatatttataatatatatattgtatattgtatattatatattatatatggtaatatatgaaaaaaaatatattaatatattaatatatatatatatatatatatatatatatatatatatattataatgtaacatatttaattttatgcatttcttttttccttttactacaaataatttttaaatcaataaaaatataaaaatcaaaAGAATTGGTTTGtagttatatttatatatactcaaaaaaaaaaaaaaaaaataataaataaaaaaaataataaaatataataaaataaacataaaatattctaCCATAATgctgtatattatattattacgaTATGATCTAAGTTGTATATTCTTTTAGGcacataataatttttgcaacactttaaaaaaatgtttataaaaaaaacaacataagataaaagtatattcaatattttgtttataatatatatatatatatatatatttatatgttattctttttatttcaaaagatacaaattatatttttttttttttttttatgaatgtTATGTGCggacaagaaaaaaaaaaaaatactaataataaaaaataaataaataaataaataaatatatatatatatatatatatatatatatacatacatatattttttttttttattagttaGAATTTATTAGTCTTAACGAATCCTGTAATGCTTTTGTATAATGATTTACGGCTTGTACGATATCATCATCTGCTGCTTCTCTTGCTTGGGATTCCATAATCAGCccattttttattgttgCTATTTCTTCTAGTACAAAATTTTGAAAGTTCtcattttttcctttcttcTCTCGTTTTATTTCTTCGATGTATGATATGATTTCTTGGTACTTGCTATCCCT
Protein-coding regions in this window:
- a CDS encoding peptidyl-prolyl cis-trans isomerase, coding for MKKKKYVYLEFSINRITLGKVYFELFNDEEIKKSVDNFLSLCKGQDYHSIYSNDILSYKYCKIERIKKGKCIKSGYLRNKININDDKTYYLNNNNGGDDDGDYNSIDNIYNSLKNKMKNSKKNKYEKVECIYGNYYNKEYSKRKHTCAGLLTIVQVEDKKYSSIFKITLNKTHTYNNKNIIIGQVIKNMHILRAIEMLPTCNNGNPKVLLYISDCNEVNEAFFKKEKISSRQMYINNMFKMAAQQSVQNGLSKDNNNNNNNNNDNIINNDDDNIINNNDLLYEQQTYNHSYDNYTIGNQSHDKFKNEHINEKQRGIILLNKIFQQIDDHVKNKHKIVDYDNKNKITDHENNLKEKNEKHNTLHEGNVKNDYFHTKQTNRQKYNYFKENDEKDNQNEKQLSCRMSEKYHLTSSFDNHEKNLKKHMTERERKLLEIQMKINQSKICNHMEVKKEKMYEDRPGLINTHRFDEYTKYKYDKNVSITDVHSKGKKNKETQEGIGSLRGEQKEDIINTANGSTNNNTYVNDDDDHNNNNNNRRDKLYNTSAFHVKKIMHKKNKKKDDTYELENDTNLYKKIKFNFSINRKIYDEKKKIHGSNFYNINLLNHENTKANEYDKNKVVEFCKKQEELRSKMSRKRKEKEGIFKNYINQRNKIYNKKLDRYFNKHTLEIRNKLENPS
- a CDS encoding serine/threonine protein phosphatase 2B catalytic subunit A; the protein is MEPLPDPKNDRQVKDVEPPPAKPLSLELLYPNGTEEPPDYKALRDHLKKEGRIRKEDCLDIIKKVIDIVSNEPNLLRLKDPITIVGDIHGQYYDLLKLLEVGGNPDHTQFLFLGDYVDRGSFSIEVLLLLYALKINFPDRIWLIRGNHECRQMTTFFNFRDECEYKYDIVVYYAFMESFDTIPLSAVINGKFLGVHGGLSPDLILLNQICSFTRFQEPPRSGIFCDILWSDPIDEDKEEHTIQTESYFPNDIRGCSYFFGYNAATTFLEKNGLLSIIRAHEAQLEGYKMHQTNLKTGFPIVITIFSAPNYCDVYNNKGAVLKFDSNTLNIQQFSFSPHPYHLPNFMNLFTWSLPFVSEKVTEMLYSLLNCSMNDTDEGINDIVLPKEVIQILNYIEENNKRINEMNFNNNDDNVQYEDNGPYINQSNNNNNNNNKDNKFDDITYDDHKKEKDKRNKISSNGNMQDNNQLYDHSEGHNNYNDEDEFFKNVKKTDTNNNNNNEEEDEEEDEEEEEDGRKTKDVGQVSKERTDTLRKKVQSVGRLMRVFRTLRKENELIVQLKGCSPGYRIPVGLLLSGKEGLENELEKFTKVKEIDSINEKRPSNE
- a CDS encoding U3 small nucleolar RNA-associated protein 14, putative is translated as MNYDEDIKRRKKKKTEKLKNTKESLSLYESNNKNILSIKNKKLLKDKKNKMKIQKMKNKYDKDDGTIKHKKGNKIISSDDKFDEDITNLYMKKSKKCMKDTMVKKKKKKMKNQNYEKDKNYIGVVMDEDEIIIDNEERIIENVNNVENDHVPYTNDSDKSDEEYSSVNFMKFLKNCNDNEREVNKKKKKKKKSTDGNHKNDDHNDDNDDDNDDDDNDDDNNDDDNNDDNDDDNNDDDNNDDDNNDDNDDDNIKKKLVHSGDQDDHHVDDDSSSVQDSYQYYALKDDMYKLSNENKEKIEFADLMYSNNNFFGQGLQKDLDFLENEQNKKKGKKRLSFIEEQKFNTTLGYVQNVKLLNKMNKAYNVIQNSSKVEFGRQKEKRGNQGEDFVNKRLVKRFLKRKEKIQPEMYDGHEESGYIDDNDDNIINNNILKRHKVDQTHLNGYGEQNEVYNKKEKKIIKREHKKEEDFTIYNFEEEIKMNLLKSKMLHISEDLLKNEKEKKRDELKKIAQLKLLLSIENRKNYYKKKIKSKSYRKYLRIKEKKEEEKIMKKLYSEHPDLVKDLMNYEKEYAEKRNLLNNIKKRKTIKTLNRYKNEQLKKEILKSIQSNKEEKNMLKKIIEKTALTEQTNEDNNMMIHDDNDDDDDDNMSEDTDEISSKDHDNMNYSDKCSNDNIKNDDDLYDKKRKKKIYDEFEKRNLLRFSFVKNAEENKRNDEIYNRRKDILKKLENRNKKNMDNTYEDNNNNNKYNVDEDNNNKYNVDEDNNNKYNVDEDNNNKYNVDEDNNNKYNVDEDNNNKYNVDEDNNNKYNVDEDNNNKYNVDEDNNNKYNVDEDNNNKYNVDEDNNNKYNVDEDNNSLDSFSSDEIIKNDEESHILFSNNKLSDYSHKELSKAKKELKNDIDFVNSLKKTDILHIDDVEDITDVISGYDEEDNEKNGNVNNDNVNNDNVNNDNVNNDNVNNDNINNDNINNDNVNNDNVNNDKEMKLLDDITSADTNVSPNEHLKGDVKDKEDIEVGSKTKKKKSQSNNTTSSSSSNNWNNNLDGEGDKEKKNKTKVIENNLKTINEVNNEHILESYCKNINVYNFENNTYEDYINPKNDDIKEDEELYELSEDEKIKDIEVNKKEWCNYNTLLELEKNKMIKEKEIIETKKNKPLHTITLHNKKDKKFDKYYVDKIPYPYDKNGYEKTLNININKEINDLSAYKQLIAPQYSNKVGNVISPLIKNPFDLANIFTLKRKNQKSKL